A genomic segment from Cricetulus griseus strain 17A/GY chromosome 8, alternate assembly CriGri-PICRH-1.0, whole genome shotgun sequence encodes:
- the LOC100767351 gene encoding cytochrome c oxidase subunit 7A2, mitochondrial, whose protein sequence is MLRNLLALRQVTQRTISTTSRRHFENKVPEKQKLFQEDNGIPVHLKGGASDALLYRLTMSLTLGGTVYAIYQLAMASFPKKQN, encoded by the coding sequence ATGTTGCGGAATCTGCTGGCCCTCCGTCAGGTTACCCAGAGGACCATCAGCACTACTTCACGACGGCATTTTGAAAACAAGGTTCCAGAGAAACAAAAGCTGTTTCAGGAGGATAATGGAATCCCAGTGCATCTGAAAGGCGGGGCATCTGATGCTCTCCTCTACAGACTCACAATGTCTCTGACACTTGGTGGAACAGTGTACGCCATCTATCAGTTAGCTATGGCTTCATTTCCCAAGAAGCAGAACTGA